The Opisthocomus hoazin isolate bOpiHoa1 chromosome 20, bOpiHoa1.hap1, whole genome shotgun sequence genome window below encodes:
- the SEZ6 gene encoding seizure protein 6 homolog isoform X1 translates to MGSPPPALLLPLLAALLRAPAHGFNGLVRKAGESAEAEGEPTALPTPAEREAEARFVSTAPTLKLLNHHPLLEDLLHEAFLKKDYLGQAPFLPDGPGPLLPASALQPDPGPPSPEPPPRTPALPRAAFPTDPLTTPAGRPGPWGEAWGAMPAANPSWSPAGVPESSPVSPSQAPATPTTSLGPHAGAAAVPGDEEGTTTTSTITTTTVTTLQGPAPCNRTLAGPEGWLVSPEPAIVPYDGSLDCTYTISVYPGYGVELKVQNISLAEGETLTVESVGGPEPTLLANESFLLRGQVIRSPANLLTLRFQSPRPPSPGSYHFHYQAYLLSCPFPARPAFGEVSVSSLHPGGDARFRCAAGYQLQGAHRLVCRNATRPFWSAREPLCLAACGGVVRNATVGRVVSPGFPGNYSNNLTCHWLLEAPVGHRLHLHFEKVSLAEDDDRLIIRNGNNVESPPVYDSYEVEYLPIEGLLSTGRHFFVELTTDSSGAAAGMALRYEAFEQGHCYEPFVKYGNFTASDPRYPVGTTVEFTCNPGYTLEQGSTIIECVDPSDPQWNETEPACRAVCSGELTDAAGVVLSPNWPEAYGKGQDCIWGLHVEEDKRIMLDVRVLRLGTGDVLTFYDGDDLTARILGQYTGARGRFKLYASTADVTVQFQSDPGAGTFAYRQGFVIHFSEVPRNDTCPELPDIANGWKTSSQPELLHGTVVTYHCYPGFQLAGTDLLMCHWDLTWSADLPSCERVTSCRDPGDAEHSRRVVSSPKFPVGATVQYVCDKGYVLAGAGTLTCHDRAAGGPKWSDRLPKCIPETYEPCHNPGVPAGGRQSPERRLYPAGATLRFSCADGRALLGEGSLRCLPGHPSRWSGSPPICKAASYDEFYSNRNLDAVAKAVPSGTALEGTNVAIAVFLPVLVVALLIGGIYLYFSRLQGKPALQLPLAGSHPYDHITVESAFDNPTYETGSVFFAGDEGI, encoded by the exons ATGGgctcgccgccgcccgccctgctCCTGCCGCTCCTCGCCGCGCTGCTCCGCGCACCGGCCCACG GGTTCAACGGGCTGGTGAGGAAGGCTGGGGAAAGCGCCGAGGCCGAAGGGGAGCCGACGGCACTGCCCACGCCGGCAGAGCGGGAGGCCGAGGCTCGCTTCGTGAGCACGGCGCCCACGCTGAAGCTCCTCAACCACCACCCGCTGCTGGAGGACCTGCTGCACGAAGCCTTCCTGAAGAAGGACTACCTgggccaggcaccattcctaccCGATGGCCCCGGACCACTCCTGCCCGCCAGTGCTCTCCAGCCAGACCCTGGCCCCCCGTCCCCTGAGCCCCCACCAcgcaccccagccctgcccagagccGCCTTCCCCACCGACCCCCTGACCACACCGGCGGGGCGCCCGGGGCCATGGGGGGAGGCATGGGGGGCCATGCCAGCTGCCAACCCCTCGTGGTCCCCTGCCGGGGTGCCGGAGTCgagccccgtgtcccccagccaGGCACCCGCCACCCCTACCACATCCCTGGGACCCCACGCCGGGGCTGCCGCGGTCCccggggatgaggaggggaccaccaccacctccaccatcaccaccaccaccgtcACCACGCTGCAGGGGCCAG CCCCCTGCAACCGGACACTGGCGGGCCCCGAGGGCTGGCTGGTGTCCCCGGAGCCGGCCATTGTCCCCTACGATGGCAGCCTGGACTGCACCTACACCATCTCTGTCTACCCTGGCTACGGCGTGGAGCTCAAG GTACAGAACATCAGCCTGGCGGAGGGCGAGACGCTGACGGTGGAGAGCGTGGGGGGCCCGGAGCCCACCCTCCTGGCCAACGAGTCCTTCCTGCTGCGGGGTCAGGTCATCCGCAGCCCTGCCAACCTCCTCACCCTCCGCTTccagagcccccggccccccagccccggctcctACCACTTCCACTACCAAG CCTACCTGCTGAGCTGCCCCTTCCCGGCGCGGCCGGCTTTCGGGGAGGTCTCGGTCAGCAGCCTGCACCCCGGCGGGGATGCCCGCTTCCGCTGCGCCGCCGGCTACCAGCTGCAAGGCGCCCACCGGCTCGTCTGCCGCAATGCCACCCGGCCCTTCTGGAGCGCCCGCGAGCCCCTCTGCCTCG CGGCGTGTGGCGGGGTGGTCCGGAATGCCACGGTGGGACGCGTCGTCTCGCCTGGCTTCCCCGGGAACTACAGCAACAACCTGACGTGCcactggctgctggaggcacccgtcggCCACCGCCTGCATCTCCACTTCGAGAAGGTCTCGCTGGCTGAGGATGATGACAG GCTCATCATCCGCAATGGCAACAACGTGGAGTCGCCGCCAGTGTACGACTCCTACGAGGTGGAGTACCTGCCCATCGAGGGGCTGCTCAGCACCGGGCGCCACTTCTTCGTGGAGCTCACCACCGACAGCAGCGGGGCCGCTGCGGGCATGGCGCTGCGCTATGAGG CCTTCGAGCAGGGGCATTGCTACGAGCCCTTTGTCAAGTACGGGAATTTCACGGCCAGCGACCCCCGGTACCCTGTGGGCACCACGGTGGAGTTCACCTGCAACCCCGGCTACACGCTGGAGCAGGGCTCCACCATCATCGAATGTGTTGACCCCAGCGACCCGCAGTGGAATGAGACGGAGCCAGCGTGCCGCG CGGTGTGCAGCGGGGAGCTGACGGATGCAGCCGGCGTGGTGCTGTCGCCCAACTGGCCGGAGGCGTACGGCAAGGGCCAGGACTGCATCTGGGGGCTGCACGTGGAAGAGGACAAGCGCATCATGCTGGACGTCCGTGT GCTGCGGCTGGGCACAGGGGACGTGCTGACCTTCTACGATGGGGACGACCTGACGGCACGCATCCTGGGCCAGTACACGGGTGCCCGCGGCCGCTTCAAGCTCTACGCCTCCACTGCCGATGTCACTGTCCAGTTTCAGTCTGACCCCGGTGCCGGCACCTTTGCCTATCGGCAAGGCTTTGTCATCCACTTCTCCG aggtccctcgtAACGATACCTGCCCTGAGTTGCCGGACATCGCCAATGGCTGGAAGACGTCCTCGCAGCCAGAGCTGCTCCATGGCACCGTGGTCACCTACCATTGCTACCCCGGCTTCCAGTTGGCCGGCACCGACCTCCTGATGTGCCACTGGGACCTGACATGGAGCGCTGACCTGCCCTCCTGCGAGCGGG TGACCTCCTGCCGGGACCCCGGGGACGCCGAGCACAGCCGCAGGGTGGTCTCCAGCCCTAAATTCCCAGTGGGAGCCACCGTGCAGTACGTCTGCGACAAGGGCTACGTCCTGGCGGGCGCTGGGACCCTCACCTGCCACGACCGTGCCGCGGGGGGACCCAAGTGGAGTGACCGTCTCCCCAAGTGCATCC CGGAGACGTACGAGCCTTGCCACAACCCCGGcgtgccggcgggcgggcggcagagCCCCGAGCGGCGGTTGTACCCGGCGGGAGCCACCTTACGCTTCTCCTGCGCCGACGGCCGGGCGCTGCTGGGCGAGGGcagcctgcgctgcctgcccggGCACCCCTCGCGGTGGAGCGGCTCGCCTCCCATCTGCAAGGCGG CCTCCTACGATGAGTTCTACAGCAACCGCAACCTGGACG CCGTGGCCAAGGCCGTGCCCTCGGGGACGGCGCTGGAGGGCACCAACGTCGCCATCGCCGTCTTCTTGCCGGTGCTGGTGGTGGCCCTGCTCATCGGGGGCATTTACCTCTACTTCTCCAG GCTCCAGGGgaagccagccctgcagctgcccctCGCCGGCTCCCACCCCTACGACCACATCACCGTGGAGTCGGCTTTCGACAACCCCACCTACGAGACCGGA
- the SEZ6 gene encoding seizure protein 6 homolog isoform X2 has translation MGSPPPALLLPLLAALLRAPAHGFNGLVRKAGESAEAEGEPTALPTPAEREAEARFVSTAPTLKLLNHHPLLEDLLHEAFLKKDYLGQAPFLPDGPGPLLPASALQPDPGPPSPEPPPRTPALPRAAFPTDPLTTPAGRPGPWGEAWGAMPAANPSWSPAGVPESSPVSPSQAPATPTTSLGPHAGAAAVPGDEEGTTTTSTITTTTVTTLQGPAPCNRTLAGPEGWLVSPEPAIVPYDGSLDCTYTISVYPGYGVELKVQNISLAEGETLTVESVGGPEPTLLANESFLLRGQVIRSPANLLTLRFQSPRPPSPGSYHFHYQAYLLSCPFPARPAFGEVSVSSLHPGGDARFRCAAGYQLQGAHRLVCRNATRPFWSAREPLCLAACGGVVRNATVGRVVSPGFPGNYSNNLTCHWLLEAPVGHRLHLHFEKVSLAEDDDRLIIRNGNNVESPPVYDSYEVEYLPIEGLLSTGRHFFVELTTDSSGAAAGMALRYEAFEQGHCYEPFVKYGNFTASDPRYPVGTTVEFTCNPGYTLEQGSTIIECVDPSDPQWNETEPACRAVCSGELTDAAGVVLSPNWPEAYGKGQDCIWGLHVEEDKRIMLDVRVLRLGTGDVLTFYDGDDLTARILGQYTGARGRFKLYASTADVTVQFQSDPGAGTFAYRQGFVIHFSEVPRNDTCPELPDIANGWKTSSQPELLHGTVVTYHCYPGFQLAGTDLLMCHWDLTWSADLPSCERVTSCRDPGDAEHSRRVVSSPKFPVGATVQYVCDKGYVLAGAGTLTCHDRAAGGPKWSDRLPKCIPETYEPCHNPGVPAGGRQSPERRLYPAGATLRFSCADGRALLGEGSLRCLPGHPSRWSGSPPICKAASYDEFYSNRNLDAVAKAVPSGTALEGTNVAIAVFLPVLVVALLIGGIYLYFSRLQGKPALQLPLAGSHPYDHITVESAFDNPTYETGETREYEVSI, from the exons ATGGgctcgccgccgcccgccctgctCCTGCCGCTCCTCGCCGCGCTGCTCCGCGCACCGGCCCACG GGTTCAACGGGCTGGTGAGGAAGGCTGGGGAAAGCGCCGAGGCCGAAGGGGAGCCGACGGCACTGCCCACGCCGGCAGAGCGGGAGGCCGAGGCTCGCTTCGTGAGCACGGCGCCCACGCTGAAGCTCCTCAACCACCACCCGCTGCTGGAGGACCTGCTGCACGAAGCCTTCCTGAAGAAGGACTACCTgggccaggcaccattcctaccCGATGGCCCCGGACCACTCCTGCCCGCCAGTGCTCTCCAGCCAGACCCTGGCCCCCCGTCCCCTGAGCCCCCACCAcgcaccccagccctgcccagagccGCCTTCCCCACCGACCCCCTGACCACACCGGCGGGGCGCCCGGGGCCATGGGGGGAGGCATGGGGGGCCATGCCAGCTGCCAACCCCTCGTGGTCCCCTGCCGGGGTGCCGGAGTCgagccccgtgtcccccagccaGGCACCCGCCACCCCTACCACATCCCTGGGACCCCACGCCGGGGCTGCCGCGGTCCccggggatgaggaggggaccaccaccacctccaccatcaccaccaccaccgtcACCACGCTGCAGGGGCCAG CCCCCTGCAACCGGACACTGGCGGGCCCCGAGGGCTGGCTGGTGTCCCCGGAGCCGGCCATTGTCCCCTACGATGGCAGCCTGGACTGCACCTACACCATCTCTGTCTACCCTGGCTACGGCGTGGAGCTCAAG GTACAGAACATCAGCCTGGCGGAGGGCGAGACGCTGACGGTGGAGAGCGTGGGGGGCCCGGAGCCCACCCTCCTGGCCAACGAGTCCTTCCTGCTGCGGGGTCAGGTCATCCGCAGCCCTGCCAACCTCCTCACCCTCCGCTTccagagcccccggccccccagccccggctcctACCACTTCCACTACCAAG CCTACCTGCTGAGCTGCCCCTTCCCGGCGCGGCCGGCTTTCGGGGAGGTCTCGGTCAGCAGCCTGCACCCCGGCGGGGATGCCCGCTTCCGCTGCGCCGCCGGCTACCAGCTGCAAGGCGCCCACCGGCTCGTCTGCCGCAATGCCACCCGGCCCTTCTGGAGCGCCCGCGAGCCCCTCTGCCTCG CGGCGTGTGGCGGGGTGGTCCGGAATGCCACGGTGGGACGCGTCGTCTCGCCTGGCTTCCCCGGGAACTACAGCAACAACCTGACGTGCcactggctgctggaggcacccgtcggCCACCGCCTGCATCTCCACTTCGAGAAGGTCTCGCTGGCTGAGGATGATGACAG GCTCATCATCCGCAATGGCAACAACGTGGAGTCGCCGCCAGTGTACGACTCCTACGAGGTGGAGTACCTGCCCATCGAGGGGCTGCTCAGCACCGGGCGCCACTTCTTCGTGGAGCTCACCACCGACAGCAGCGGGGCCGCTGCGGGCATGGCGCTGCGCTATGAGG CCTTCGAGCAGGGGCATTGCTACGAGCCCTTTGTCAAGTACGGGAATTTCACGGCCAGCGACCCCCGGTACCCTGTGGGCACCACGGTGGAGTTCACCTGCAACCCCGGCTACACGCTGGAGCAGGGCTCCACCATCATCGAATGTGTTGACCCCAGCGACCCGCAGTGGAATGAGACGGAGCCAGCGTGCCGCG CGGTGTGCAGCGGGGAGCTGACGGATGCAGCCGGCGTGGTGCTGTCGCCCAACTGGCCGGAGGCGTACGGCAAGGGCCAGGACTGCATCTGGGGGCTGCACGTGGAAGAGGACAAGCGCATCATGCTGGACGTCCGTGT GCTGCGGCTGGGCACAGGGGACGTGCTGACCTTCTACGATGGGGACGACCTGACGGCACGCATCCTGGGCCAGTACACGGGTGCCCGCGGCCGCTTCAAGCTCTACGCCTCCACTGCCGATGTCACTGTCCAGTTTCAGTCTGACCCCGGTGCCGGCACCTTTGCCTATCGGCAAGGCTTTGTCATCCACTTCTCCG aggtccctcgtAACGATACCTGCCCTGAGTTGCCGGACATCGCCAATGGCTGGAAGACGTCCTCGCAGCCAGAGCTGCTCCATGGCACCGTGGTCACCTACCATTGCTACCCCGGCTTCCAGTTGGCCGGCACCGACCTCCTGATGTGCCACTGGGACCTGACATGGAGCGCTGACCTGCCCTCCTGCGAGCGGG TGACCTCCTGCCGGGACCCCGGGGACGCCGAGCACAGCCGCAGGGTGGTCTCCAGCCCTAAATTCCCAGTGGGAGCCACCGTGCAGTACGTCTGCGACAAGGGCTACGTCCTGGCGGGCGCTGGGACCCTCACCTGCCACGACCGTGCCGCGGGGGGACCCAAGTGGAGTGACCGTCTCCCCAAGTGCATCC CGGAGACGTACGAGCCTTGCCACAACCCCGGcgtgccggcgggcgggcggcagagCCCCGAGCGGCGGTTGTACCCGGCGGGAGCCACCTTACGCTTCTCCTGCGCCGACGGCCGGGCGCTGCTGGGCGAGGGcagcctgcgctgcctgcccggGCACCCCTCGCGGTGGAGCGGCTCGCCTCCCATCTGCAAGGCGG CCTCCTACGATGAGTTCTACAGCAACCGCAACCTGGACG CCGTGGCCAAGGCCGTGCCCTCGGGGACGGCGCTGGAGGGCACCAACGTCGCCATCGCCGTCTTCTTGCCGGTGCTGGTGGTGGCCCTGCTCATCGGGGGCATTTACCTCTACTTCTCCAG GCTCCAGGGgaagccagccctgcagctgcccctCGCCGGCTCCCACCCCTACGACCACATCACCGTGGAGTCGGCTTTCGACAACCCCACCTACGAGACCGGA